In the genome of Impatiens glandulifera chromosome 6, dImpGla2.1, whole genome shotgun sequence, the window agtttttattattaagatcTATTGATTGGTTCTATCTTATCCAGATAATTTCTAAATGATCATATGATCATTATTCAACCATgaaacaccataaacaacaagcatacaagcttgtgaaatttgaaatataaaaatttcaaattcaaactataaatatgaattagaaggTGATTGGACCTTAGGGAAGTTGTTGGGATGTACAGATCTGAGCTTTAAGGCCTTAtctaaagttttcaaaaaaaatcctaaagcttgaagctttaatggcagATTTCTTAAAATCGAAGATTGAAATATGGAGAGTGGATCTCTTGCCTTCGGATCAACTTAAGGCTATTTATAGCTGCCCAAGGTCGGTTGATCCATCCAAGTGGACTAAATCGGCCAAAATCCATTTatggtattttggttgttcttcctcaAGTTGGTCGGAAtatggatgaatcatccctattcttgtaggagaaatgatcaccatcgtagggtgatcatttcaagcTTTAAATCATCTGAATGGTTGACTAACGAATGAGTTCCAAGTTGGCAAAATCAAAACGGATCTTCATTCTTATCTTTAAGGAATCACGATGAAAAAGAAGCTCGGAGGCCAAAACAGTGTCGTTTTGTGCGCGTTTAGTGTTCGTGAGGCATTCCGTTAGCGATCCGTCAAGGTCTAGTGTTCCGTTAGCGTACAGATGGACAGAGCTAACGTCCGTGTTAGCTGATCTCCTACGGATCGGGCGTGCGTTGCTTCCGCTACAACGGTCTACGCGTGTTGTTGATGGGCATTGGATGTAAATCCGATGTTCATCTGATGGTTGTGGTTTCAGCGGTAGCCATTCAACAGAATTTCGGTTACACCCgattactaatttaattttatcttaaaaccttaaggatttgtttgaaattgatttttctttcacctttttgCCTTTAACTTTGATCTTttcaaatacataaaataataaaataaatatggcaaatattttaccaatttattttatttattttttatattttacggttaattaaataatttgggggatgaaatgggtacctcatttcatcctaaattatttattttaatcccttaattttttctaaaattattttaagataaatgagtacaacatttattctaaataattttattttttattttgataatttttccttattatttaggttttaattatcacaataattagtctaattaattattataattgggtTTTGGCTatgggattaattattttgcttttatttattcaaaaataaataaaaataattattttaattttataaattgatgtCTAGATTTTTAGTGCGTACAAAAGGATTCTACATTGCTTAAATATCAACCTTCGTCTAAATCTAACCAAAGCTTATAGTCATCTTTAAGTGAGAAATATGGCCAATCCCTTAGATTAGACATAGGGTTAAGATATACACAAGCAAAAGAATTTTGAACTTAGAATACAATGTGTAACGAACCTTCACAAACAATTGACCAACTACATTCGAGTAGTGACTATCCATCAGGATAGACGCATAGGACATAGCTGCTCCAGCCATTTCCTAATGTGTAATCAAGCATCAACCCTTAATCCATGAATActctgttttcttttttttagtttctttgTGAAGAAATATAAAGTGGTGACTCTTAAAGTCAATTATCTTACTACGCTTCCACGCGTATTAATCTAAAACATGTACAGGTCAATCCCAAAAGTCTATGATATAGAACTCCACTTTAGTTAATCATCTCAAAAGATAGGACAACGTCCTATACGAATAGTCTTCTTATCTACTTTTTGTGAGATTCGAGAGAAAGGTAAGTCAATGGGTTTTATAGCATAACTTCTGTAGAAACATCTTTTTCTAAACAAGTGCATGGGTTGCATCTACCATCGAGGTCCTTCGTTGTGTTCCCTCCATAGGCGAGCACACAAACGGATAGGTAAGACATGGGTCCAACCAACTTCGGATGGCACAAATAGTCCTGGAAAATGGGGCATTTTGAATGGATAAATGAACATAGATCTTAGGGTAACACTTCATTCCTTTCCATGTTCAAAATCCGGAGGAAGCGTTGCATTTCTGCGTGTTAGGAAAAGAGAATCGTCGAGACCGAAGTCCTTCGCTCAAAGGGACCATAAAAACATCGTACAACCCCTAAGCAAATCATTAGGCCACCACAACCCAAACTCAAAAGGTACCCATGATGGGACGGATCTACAtaggggctcgggtgggctAAAGTCTACCTCGAAAAAAATTACAGTTCAAATTTGATAATACCtgctaatttcttaaaaatttcaatataattcactgtttgtttatttaattaataaaaaaattgtaaaatttacatttatccagtcattttatttagaattttctcgttattttaTTAAGCTCGCTCCAACCCTACTCCTAGGTCCATCCCTGCCCATGAAGGTATTTATAATCTATTAATATCACTCTTATAAGAAGTTCATATTTAAGATGAAGTTGAGACTTAAGAAAGATAATAAAAAGCAACAAGcaaaagaatgatttatattattattgatgtgCGTTGAGAATTAATGACCAATCTATTTATATGCATGAATTTAGAAAtaaccttaattagaatatatatatatatatatatatatatatatatataaattgtcctaatatttcaataaaatagttCCTAAATAGATAATGTCATAATATTactattttcataaatatataaataatagttattattttataattttaaaatttattatgtattttagtcctcttaaattagttaaacatctaaaattttaaatctatgatcttataattttatgattctacaagattttataataaaaaaatatatttatatttataaattaatttgtaaatatgattttttttagtgtaactttttattattaattttatgtttaattatatataaaaaaaataataatatataattaatattctttaaaataaattgttaaattttaaataaattcttgattttactaatttaaaattgtgaacaatttttaataaaatttttgttttagtCCACTTAAATATGGACTAATAATTTGAGATCATACGtgccaaattaaaataattatatattgtaatttgatatatacatataaaaaaaagttgtaatttgattatagaaaaaaaaatgttatattatacaataaagcACGATcgtgtttatttatattttattttaaaaacacgTTCAGGTAGAAAATAAAATGTGATCTTTATCATAAAGGGCATGCTCgaaactatttatattttattttaaaaaatattaagtagtCTAAaccatttcttaaataattcaaatacatAAATGAAAATTGTTGTAATTTGAACCTAGGCCAAATTCACATTCAATCCTGTTTGAAAACAAGTTTTTGTTAAATGAAGCTAATTTAGATGGGTCCAATTACAATTACAATggacaaaaatattttacttttaatatatatatatattaagtttttaaaaaacaaatttccaCAAAATTTATTTGTTGCCAAACTagaccattttttatttttgtcagtTTTGcttttccaattattttaaataagtatattgACATATTTGATGTACTTTTGATAATTAATCttcaaattactttttttttttttatttacaattataaGTTTGGATTTGTCAAAAAGATAGAGAAAATCACtttgctttttattttaaagcGTTTTAAACTCCGTTGTGgggttgtttttttttttttcattttgttggttcattcttttttttttaaatctgtttaaattttaaattcttgtAATCATTTACCCCTTTTAGTCTTTTTATTTAACGACACACTATgttgttttctaaaaaaaattgagtttgatcggttgattttaatttttttattttttgaatttcataGTTTTTAATACaatgaatttcaaaaaaaaataattaagaattaaatattttaaaaattaatttttgtttaaaattattagttaattataaaaatggtatgtttatataatacttttttaaataaattgggcatctaaatcataatattaatgacacaatattttcaaaagtatatatatacaagaaaaataaacattatttaataaagttataccAGATTAGAAAAAgagtgttatataaatattatcctTTTGTTATTGATATATTATGGATATATTGAATAGagtaatacaaaataaaataataatagtctAAAATGAGTAATAGaaaaataagtatatttaaactaaaaaatcatGTTTAAAGTTATTTATGTCTCATTCAATTACACTGTTTATACTAAATGTAACtgaaaacatattcaaaaattatttttggatttttcaaCAAATCTAACTCCAACTTAAAATTTAAAGGTGTTTCAATAGTACTCCTACCCTTCAATTAAAACTTGATACTATTATGTTCCAAACAAGTGTCAAAACTATATAATTTGTCCACTCAATAAAGATTAAACATTGAACACATTAAGTACACAAGTTTGCCAAGAAAATGCAAATTTGAAGTTGAAACTATATGAAAACACTCCAAAATAAGTAATTTTCCAAGGTATGCCACCACTTTACTAGTAACATGAGTACAATCATATTGTATAACATGAGTTACAAGAATCAATAGggtaaattaaaattgtatatattccTTCTCTCCAttcatttgattaatttaagaTGTCAAATTGGATTCAAAAGTGTTGAATCCCATCATTTCCGGAGttacaagaagatgaacaaTATTCGGCATTGGGATCCTCATTGACAATGAACTGCATCCATGAATCGTCTTTGTCTTCTAAATCTTGTGGTTGTTGATCAACCACTGCTTCTACTTCGTCTTCTATGAAGCTGTAATTGTTAACGTTATAGTTGGGATGTGAAAATGTTAATAGAGACGTTGAGGGTCCTGTAAGTGGGAGATCATAATTGTTGGGGGTGTACAAAAGAGAGGGTGAGTTGGAGGTCTCATCGTTTTCGTAATTGATCATGGCATTCGCAACTAATTGTTGAGTGTTGCATGGAGAAGGGGCATTGTCAGTTGATGCATGCTCAGTGCTTGCGATGTTGTTTTTCTTCATGACGCGACATAACGCGTAAGAGTCCTACATATCAAAAGTAATATCGAGATTTCTTAATTGGATTTTGATCATCCTTTTCTTTTAAAGAAAATGTTGTTGGGAGGGTTAATTGTTTTTACTCTAGTGGGATAGGATGAGGGGCAAATAAGTTACAATTAGTAAGGATAGATACTATATGTATAGTTTTAAGTTCAAATCTAAAGGTTAAAATTTGATCTCAATTTGATTACTCCTAtggttattttatataaataaattttagtttttagaaaaataattccTATTTTTGAGTGTTTGAGTGAACATTGtacaaaatattgaattaatttgtAGAAAGTAAAAAGTAGACACTTttgttcttataaaaaaaattgagaacaATGATATTTTCCATTGAAAATAAAACATCTTTAAGagcataaatataatatttatgtaattgttagtaaactattaattttataatctatcatttagtaaaaaaaaaagaataatactaaatgaaaataatttataaaagcaATAGTTCTGttaaaagtaatataaaataataaacctAACAAGTCATAAAAGTACAATTTGATCCCCCAACTAAAGTGAGTGAGCCAAAAGAATCTAATAAGATGATGATTATACTTTTGTCTCAATACAAAAAAATAGGCAAAGGTGGAGCCCACTTAACTTTGTCTCATACAACTATAAAGAATTGAACAAGaaaggaatatttatgtttcaccatattatataaatatatatatatagttttattatagaaatatcaaatatggataataaaatttacatgtattatatcaaataatttaaaatttaatctatatACAAAATGAAGTAAGAAGTTACCTAAtttaaatcatcaaataaattaattttataacaaataaataaaaccacattattctataaaataatttgaagactaatttcaatataactttaaaaacttcataattaaacatataacttAATAGGTTAAGAAATAGCAATAGCTTGTATATTTATACTTTCTTTCTCCACactatattaaaatgttttttatttaattttattattattttatttcaaatttaatgatTGTATTTGTAGAGTCTCTAGtgaatttaatttgtaataatataaaattgtattttgtattattaaaagtatacataataatgaaatgttttaccctttaaatgtaaatatatcattataactacaacatgttaaatattcataaaacaaggtctaaattttaaataaataaaattataaaataagtgtAAGAACATTAAGTTGTATATTTgtgatattataaattttattatatgagGATATATGATCCTTTTAGTgttgattaaaataattcaagaaaatttcaatttaCCATTCTAACCAATATAAGTAAATATTggaatattattatatcataaaaTTGGGTAGtctaatttctttataaaagtcacaattaaaataaaatggagTCCAAACAAGATACAACTTAAACTTCATGATAGTTAACAAACAAATCAAAGAGAAGGAGTAGTACTAATGTTTGGGTTATTTATGTAAAAGATAgtgatttttttcttatttttgtgaATTTCCAACATCAAATTATCCTTAAAGTGAAAAGAAAAGAGGGAAAAGAAAGATAACCCTAAAAAAAGAAATTGGTGCCTTTCTTGATTATCATTATAGCATGTGATCAAGTAAAATTGTTAACTTTGCTTTAGTTTCTTCCTTTCTTTAGCTTTATGTTGCTTTTAAGTTTTAGGTTAAGTTATAAACTAATTCATATTAGGGAAAAGAAATTGCAATGAAGTTATAATTAGACTCCTAttattacataataataattgaaatgaagttattttaataaaacctaatagtttaaattaataaattcactTTATGTTACAATTGAGTTGAGTTATACCcctaattaaagaaatattatatttaaaacaattaaatataattagttatttatatattgtccATTCCATCAATTAAGCATcaattggttttttttttcacatgaactttttttttttgttgtaattttttaaataatctcaactTAGTAAATCATTTTTTTCACCTTCTCACATCAACTcatcacttaattaattaatcaaaatattaaaatattttttttcttttaaaaatattaaacaaacatttttatacaaaatatcacACCTTAAAATCATCACTTATTGACCAATAAATTAATGTGGgtctttatatattattcttatcaaattaattggtttcaaataacaattgatttttacataaaattttcttttcattgTTATGATCCCACAAttattagttttgaaaaaattatatgggggtatcatttatatatatagaaagcaTTGGGAATCTAACTTCACATCTTTTATGTTTTAAGTAAAAGAATTATcccttaaatattttaactatttatatattatttacatcAAATTACTTATGACAAGCAACAATTATCTTTTTCTATGCTAAAAACTactttttaagtaaaataatttatattataaatagtctagcaaattaaaattgaattataatcctaaatatttttattttttttatctataaggTCTATACACATTAATCCCCTCTTAGAATACATTGTCCATTATTCCATCAACTTTTTCACTTGTtgtaataaacaaaaacaacattatcAATGTATTATCTTTTAATCATTGCTTACTTTTatgaaataactaattaaagacATGAATGAGATCAAATATACCTGAATTCCAGATGCATCTTGATCACATTCCTTATCATCAAGTCTATATTCATGCATAACCCAATCTGTTCTTATTCCTTGAGGAGCTCTTCCTCTATAATATACAAGTGTTTTCTTCATTCCAATTGCTTTACTTTGCTGACCTTGCAAATTACACATTACCCTTCTATCCTTTCCAGTCGACTTCCAATACCCGGCTCGAGTTGCCCTATTCGTTCTGAATCCGTTTGGATATTTTCGGTCTCTTGGTCCGAAGAAATACCATTCGGGGTCTCTACTTGGTAAGAACGACTTCTCTACACGGTTTACAAAGAAAAAGATCACAAATGTTATGACACAAGAAATAGAAACTATTACTAGTAGTGAAAGACATTATAATATGAACCTGATAACTCCCATGGTTCGCATTTGTAGAGATCAACTTCGGGGATGATGTCGAGTTCGATTTCTAGGCCATGAATTTTGCGTTTGAGATAGTAACTTACGAGTTCTTCGTCGGTGGGATGGAATCTGAAACCGGGGGGGAGTCCGACAGGTGacattgtttgatattttgtttatttttttctaaacaagGCTGTCATGATCCATTAAATGCATGTGGGTATTCTCTAAGAATGACAAATTGTTTGATCATAGATGAAAGGATTCTCAAAGGGGAAGTATTGGGTGTGATTTTGCTTTACACTTTCTCTTTTTTAGATTCCCGGACAAACGTTTCTTTCAAGCCCTTTCAATTACTAGCTATTAGTGTTACTATTTTATAATAActcttatacatatatatgatatgTCTACATCATTAACTCTTTTTGTACTAGAAAAAATGGTTGTAATAAACTATTTTGAGCACTCTTTTTTAGAATGGGTGGTTAGTTTATGTTGCTagaaaaaaatgagaaagaagaCTCGGTGTAAAATtctattattgataaaatataataaactaaatgtGAAATCCTAtatagttttttcttttttctatgtGTACCAAAAATTGTcgggtttaaaattaattttttacgattttattttgtaaatttgaaaGGGGAAAATTTTGGTCgttattatttataaagaatttgataactTGTTGCTATCTTCCAAACTCTTTATTGCTTtgtcatcatttttatatttttttatataatgttttgtttttttctaaagataattcaaattattgtcATACTTTTAGTATTATTTGATAGGAAAATGATAGAGATCGGGAAAGATAGGACAAGAATTTGTAGGAAAATGAAGTGGCATGTAATCTGACAATTCTCTCACCTATTtgatttaaagattattttgtaaaaaaaatagcTAAATCTATAAATTAGATGAGTgtgatttttaactaatataacatttttcatgaaaataaataaatacataccCAAACAATCTATTATGATCCCATTATActatgatttaaatattttggtttcTTATCTAATATAGTTTTATTTCattctaaacaaaaataagtaacTAATTATTTTCATCTCTTAATTTTCTAAACTTTTAACCCATAACACTTTTGtagcaaaatatatattttttaatttaaaatattaacacgACTTGTAAATAAGTAGAAAAATATGGAATTTCATAAGGAAAATTGAATCCAAGGACAACTGCTGTACAAATCAACAAgactatttttcattttttttgaagatgagaagaatataaatttatcattagcTTAATCAAATATAAGATAGATTGACTATATTTGTTACAcctttttttatcataaaaaaatatatcatatttgaaTATTGATCTAAAAAGTAACTAGATACTTGccctaaaaaataaatcaatgatCAAGAAAAATATTCTATACTAAAgcaaaccaaaaaaaaacactaaCTTGAATAATGAActatacaataattttatacccaataaagtattaaaaatcacactataatctaatttataatatcaataataataaaataaaaaaccacTATTAGTGACTTTTTAATACAATCATTCATAGGAAAATTATGACAAAATACTAATTCTCTCAATTGACCTAGCATCCACAACAATAAAAGACCAATCTCCAATTAATGGCATATTAAGAAACCTTATTCAATAGTTAAGATTAGCACACTAAGATTGCAAGTTTTCGGAGGGCAACCGAGGAGGCGTAGGaactcaaaaaataaaaattagtcgTTGAACATAACCTAACTTTCGGCCCGATAAGGAACAATGGTACAAcctataatataagaaaatagcAATTTTATGAAAGAAAAGTGGTAGCTTATATGATTCATTAGCCTTCCTTTCTTCCATACTTGCATTTCACTTCTTCACCTTCTATAAGCCTCTCAACTGCATCTAGAGGTAAGCCAATCATCTCCATTGTCTTGTCCCACACTTTGTATGAAGTGTTTAAATTGTGTGCTTCTTCCGAAGGATTGGTGGGCCGACAATCATGAGATATAAAGGCACAAACGGGCCATTCATCTGTTTTCAACAATTCACAGTATTCCGGTACTTGAGGATCTGTGGCTGCAAAAAGTGTGCTTCTAGAACCTGCATATTATCAAACACCATCACATTACAAGATTGTGAAAGTTAAAACTCAaactgatttttcttttaaattagggtttattcCCAACAGGAAACTGGCACGACCCCTAGAGCCATGAACCCCCACTTCAAAATGGGCGTTCTTAGTAGAGGGCaacttcatttggtataaatattattttttggatcatgGTTCAATAATTGTGTGATATTTTTGGCttcatttgatatataataCTTAAGTGGAAAAAGGAGGATTGTGATTGgtatactaattaataataattagttatgtAACAATGGATTAAAAAATATGCGACAAAAGTACCCAACAAGTGAAAATGGTTAACAGTGTTGTAAGACTTACCTTCTTGAgcattaaagataaaataaggTATCAGGTTATAACCAGCTTGAACTATTTTCGGAAGATCCCTTGCCTGTATTAAAAATTGGCAAACAATATTATCTCAAGATGAAACAAAAACTTTAGTGACAAAGAAAAAGTAAACTGTCAATTAATCATTAACAAACATAACTTCACAACTGTTCATAATACTTCAATTTAAATAACCATTaacttctataaaaaaataaaaaataaaaacaagtccTAATAAAGATGTACTTGTGTCATTTATGAAGGAATCAAAATGGAAGCACCCCATTAGTGCATAACCTTTCAAGTTGCTTCATAAGTAGTACTTCATTCTCACATTATGAAGGAACCAAAAGAGATAGTTAGGTATAAGAAAAGTTATCAAATGAAGAATATGAATCTTGGCCTCTCACATTCCATTCTCAATTAACAGT includes:
- the LOC124942576 gene encoding NAC domain-containing protein 45-like, translated to MSPVGLPPGFRFHPTDEELVSYYLKRKIHGLEIELDIIPEVDLYKCEPWELSEKSFLPSRDPEWYFFGPRDRKYPNGFRTNRATRAGYWKSTGKDRRVMCNLQGQQSKAIGMKKTLVYYRGRAPQGIRTDWVMHEYRLDDKECDQDASGIQDSYALCRVMKKNNIASTEHASTDNAPSPCNTQQLVANAMINYENDETSNSPSLLYTPNNYDLPLTGPSTSLLTFSHPNYNVNNYSFIEDEVEAVVDQQPQDLEDKDDSWMQFIVNEDPNAEYCSSSCNSGNDGIQHF